In Coleofasciculus sp. FACHB-1120, a single genomic region encodes these proteins:
- a CDS encoding MBL fold metallo-hydrolase, translating to MSSMKDLFTIHFWGVRGSIACPGPETVRYGGNTPCVEMRVGGERLIFDGGTGLRVLGQSLLSQMPVEAYMFFTHSHWDHIQGFPFFVPAFIKGNCFHIHGTVAPNGSTIEQRLRDQMLHPNFPVPLQIMGADLKFYDLPIGQKVQIGEITVENALLNHPGEAVGYRVNWRGCAAAYVTDTEHSPTRMDEKVLWLARNADVLIYDATYTDEEYDSPKSSKVGWGHSTWQEAVKVARAANVKKLVIFHHDPLHNDDFLDRIGEQVAQEFPEAMMAREGLSIQLVPQNHLPNAIAVQEAGVSA from the coding sequence ATGTCTAGCATGAAAGACCTATTCACAATTCACTTTTGGGGAGTAAGAGGAAGTATCGCCTGTCCAGGACCGGAGACAGTCCGGTATGGAGGCAATACGCCTTGTGTTGAGATGAGAGTGGGTGGTGAACGCCTGATTTTCGATGGCGGCACTGGCCTGCGAGTGTTAGGGCAATCCCTGCTATCTCAAATGCCGGTGGAAGCTTATATGTTCTTCACCCACTCCCACTGGGACCACATTCAAGGGTTTCCTTTCTTTGTTCCTGCTTTTATTAAGGGGAATTGCTTTCATATTCATGGAACCGTTGCTCCGAACGGTTCGACGATTGAGCAGCGCCTGCGCGACCAAATGCTCCACCCAAATTTTCCCGTGCCCTTACAAATCATGGGAGCCGATTTGAAATTCTACGATTTACCAATCGGGCAAAAGGTACAGATTGGAGAAATTACAGTCGAAAATGCCCTGTTGAATCATCCTGGGGAAGCTGTGGGCTACCGTGTCAACTGGCGGGGGTGTGCTGCCGCCTACGTGACCGATACAGAACATTCTCCGACTCGTATGGATGAAAAAGTTTTGTGGCTGGCTCGGAATGCCGATGTCCTGATTTATGATGCTACCTACACGGATGAGGAATACGACTCACCCAAGTCTTCTAAAGTAGGTTGGGGACATTCGACCTGGCAGGAAGCGGTGAAAGTGGCTCGTGCCGCGAATGTGAAAAAACTGGTGATCTTCCACCACGATCCGTTGCACAATGATGATTTTCTCGACCGGATTGGCGAACAGGTGGCGCAAGAGTTTCCCGAAGCGATGATGGCACGAGAAGGTCTGTCAATTCAGCTAGTGCCACAGAATCATCTGCCAAATGCGATCGCTGTCCAAGAAGCGGGGGTTTCTGCCTAA
- a CDS encoding PEP-CTERM sorting domain-containing protein (PEP-CTERM proteins occur, often in large numbers, in the proteomes of bacteria that also encode an exosortase, a predicted intramembrane cysteine proteinase. The presence of a PEP-CTERM domain at a protein's C-terminus predicts cleavage within the sorting domain, followed by covalent anchoring to some some component of the (usually Gram-negative) cell surface. Many PEP-CTERM proteins exhibit an unusual sequence composition that includes large numbers of potential glycosylation sites. Expression of one such protein has been shown restore the ability of a bacterium to form floc, a type of biofilm.) produces MKRTIPTLLGYSFLAAGVAIASSAFSSAHAASMTFSASPFTGSNALVNFTLDDSIAGAGNVQFKIEVDTKVSFADLRGVFFNILDNSLLSGLSVVGQNQTGKNQLITTTAYNTSGNLSTVGQANLNGDGGNHSFEFGIEIGDTGLKGGKDDFQTAVFTLSHATTALTLAQFYGQDFGVRVMSVGTSNNEKSREGSSKLIATAPPAPAPAPAPAPAPAPAPAPAPAPAPAPAPAPAPAPAPAPAPAPAPAPVPAPAPAPAPAPAPAPAPAPAPEPAPAPAPAPAPTPGGTTGVDYSNGGKEIDYGSGTSGTGGPQSSPKPVPVPEPGTVGALMLTSFAAMRFGKRRKTSAQ; encoded by the coding sequence ATGAAAAGGACAATCCCGACTCTACTTGGTTATTCCTTCTTGGCTGCTGGTGTTGCGATCGCATCTTCTGCATTTTCTTCAGCCCATGCTGCCTCAATGACTTTTAGCGCCTCTCCCTTCACAGGTTCTAATGCTCTGGTCAACTTTACGTTGGATGACTCCATAGCAGGTGCAGGCAACGTTCAGTTTAAAATTGAGGTTGACACGAAGGTATCGTTTGCCGACCTACGTGGAGTCTTCTTCAACATTCTTGATAACTCGCTCCTAAGTGGTCTGAGCGTAGTTGGTCAGAACCAAACAGGTAAAAACCAATTAATAACCACGACTGCCTATAACACCAGCGGCAACCTTAGCACTGTTGGTCAAGCTAATTTGAATGGCGATGGAGGCAATCACTCATTTGAATTTGGCATAGAAATTGGTGACACAGGTTTAAAGGGCGGTAAGGACGACTTTCAAACGGCCGTTTTTACCCTGTCCCATGCCACAACAGCTTTAACCCTCGCTCAGTTTTACGGTCAGGACTTCGGAGTGCGCGTGATGAGCGTAGGAACTAGCAATAATGAAAAATCTCGTGAGGGAAGCAGCAAACTAATCGCAACAGCTCCACCAGCCCCAGCGCCTGCTCCAGCCCCGGCACCCGCTCCAGCCCCGGCACCCGCTCCAGCCCCGGCACCAGCTCCGGCACCCGCACCCGCACCAGCTCCGGCACCAGCTCCGGCACCCGCACCAGCTCCAGCGCCCGCACCAGTTCCAGCGCCCGCACCAGCTCCAGCGCCCGCACCAGCTCCAGCACCCGCACCCGCACCAGCCCCAGAGCCAGCACCCGCACCAGCCCCGGCACCCGCACCAACACCCGGTGGCACCACCGGCGTCGATTACAGTAATGGCGGTAAGGAAATTGACTACGGTTCCGGCACTAGCGGTACCGGCGGTCCTCAAAGTAGCCCTAAACCAGTACCAGTACCCGAACCCGGTACAGTGGGCGCACTCATGCTGACAAGTTTTGCAGCCATGCGGTTTGGCAAAAGACGGAAGACAAGCGCACAGTAG
- a CDS encoding 2OG-Fe(II) oxygenase — translation MKISVEVKDIKVKLLLAGGHQYTVFLKSDAPLLENLVKTVVARSYKQENGFYGLFQIPIDEGHASLCFPSEHLIGLVTEPSVFVMQEELKPQPTDVLASPYVQIDNFLTQEEQKQLLNYVFQQESAFVPTSISTDATDYRRSMALYSFPEFSERIVNRLRAILPDIFSKLGILSFPASQIETQLTSHNDGNYYKVHNDNGSPDTATRELTYVYYFYQEPKLFSGGELLIYDSKIENNFYVKADSFNTVEPRNNSIVLFLSRYMHEVLPVKCPSKAFADSRFTINGWVRR, via the coding sequence ATGAAAATATCTGTTGAAGTCAAGGATATAAAAGTCAAACTTCTCTTAGCAGGGGGACATCAATACACTGTCTTTTTAAAATCAGACGCCCCTTTACTGGAAAATTTGGTAAAAACTGTTGTGGCTCGCTCTTACAAGCAAGAAAATGGTTTTTACGGGTTGTTCCAGATTCCAATCGATGAAGGTCACGCTTCTCTGTGTTTTCCAAGCGAACATTTGATTGGTCTAGTTACTGAACCCTCTGTTTTTGTAATGCAAGAGGAACTTAAACCTCAACCAACGGATGTTTTAGCTTCTCCCTACGTGCAAATTGACAATTTTCTGACCCAAGAGGAACAAAAACAACTACTCAACTACGTCTTCCAACAAGAGTCAGCCTTTGTCCCTACCAGCATTTCAACCGATGCGACTGATTATCGTCGGTCTATGGCTCTCTACTCTTTCCCTGAGTTTTCAGAACGGATCGTCAATCGCCTGCGAGCAATTTTACCGGATATATTTAGCAAATTAGGGATTCTATCATTTCCTGCATCTCAAATTGAGACGCAATTAACCTCTCACAATGATGGAAATTACTACAAAGTTCACAATGATAATGGTAGCCCAGATACTGCTACCAGAGAATTAACCTATGTTTACTACTTTTACCAGGAACCAAAACTTTTCTCTGGTGGAGAGCTACTAATTTACGACAGCAAGATTGAAAATAACTTTTACGTGAAGGCTGATTCCTTTAATACAGTTGAGCCTCGTAATAATAGCATTGTGCTTTTCCTCAGCCGCTATATGCATGAAGTCTTGCCTGTGAAATGTCCCTCAAAAGCCTTTGCAGATAGTCGCTTTACGATTAACGGATGGGTTCGACGTTGA
- the grxC gene encoding glutaredoxin 3, whose product MAPKVEIYTWSSCPFCIRAKALLDKKGVDYIEYGIDGDEAARAEMAKRSNGRRSVPQVFINDRHIGGCDDTYALEAQGKLDPLLQSA is encoded by the coding sequence ATGGCTCCTAAAGTGGAAATTTATACCTGGAGCAGCTGCCCCTTCTGCATCCGTGCCAAGGCTTTGCTCGATAAAAAAGGGGTTGATTATATCGAATACGGCATTGATGGGGATGAGGCGGCACGGGCGGAGATGGCAAAACGCTCAAATGGGCGGCGTTCCGTACCTCAAGTTTTTATCAACGATCGGCATATTGGGGGTTGCGATGATACCTATGCGCTAGAAGCTCAAGGCAAGCTCGATCCACTCCTACAATCAGCCTAG
- the gshB gene encoding glutathione synthase, translating to MKLAFIIDPIERLDPGHDTSVALMEAAQALGHEVWITQANLLSVGDGKAWALLEPVQLTPVQLVEGRWVAESRWFSVGDRVLQPLEAMDAVFMRTDPPVTVPYLYATYILDYIDPAKTLVINAPNGLRAANEKMYALQFKEAIPETIVSADKQVIRQFLEAKGAAILKPLGNKAGEGILFLDPSDRNFNSLIELSTLQARVPVMVQTYLPAAKEGDKRIILLNGEPIGSVNRIPTGKEFRGNMAVGGRVAQTEITQREREICAQLAPTLQRDGLIFVGIDVIGGYLTEVNVTSPTGIREIDRLDGTRLGYQVIEWVEKFRSENPA from the coding sequence ATGAAACTTGCTTTTATTATTGACCCCATCGAACGCCTAGATCCCGGTCACGATACCAGTGTGGCGCTGATGGAAGCAGCACAAGCGCTGGGACATGAAGTTTGGATTACTCAGGCGAATTTATTGAGTGTGGGGGATGGCAAGGCTTGGGCGTTGCTGGAGCCGGTGCAACTGACGCCAGTGCAGTTGGTAGAAGGACGCTGGGTGGCAGAGTCGCGATGGTTTTCTGTAGGCGATCGCGTCTTGCAACCGCTGGAGGCAATGGACGCGGTTTTCATGCGAACCGATCCGCCAGTGACCGTTCCTTACCTCTACGCCACCTATATTCTGGACTATATCGATCCAGCGAAAACATTAGTAATCAACGCCCCCAATGGGCTGCGGGCGGCAAACGAGAAAATGTACGCACTCCAGTTTAAGGAGGCGATTCCGGAAACGATTGTCAGTGCGGATAAACAGGTGATCCGCCAGTTTCTGGAGGCAAAAGGGGCGGCGATCCTGAAGCCGTTGGGAAATAAGGCGGGGGAAGGTATTTTATTTTTAGATCCGAGCGATCGCAACTTTAATTCCCTAATAGAACTCAGTACCCTTCAAGCACGAGTTCCGGTGATGGTGCAAACTTACTTACCCGCCGCTAAAGAGGGAGACAAGCGAATTATCTTGCTCAATGGCGAACCGATTGGATCTGTGAATCGCATTCCTACAGGCAAGGAATTTCGCGGCAATATGGCAGTCGGGGGTAGAGTGGCTCAGACAGAAATTACCCAACGAGAGCGCGAAATCTGCGCCCAACTGGCTCCTACACTGCAACGGGATGGTTTAATTTTTGTCGGGATTGATGTCATTGGCGGCTACCTCACGGAAGTGAATGTCACCAGTCCTACTGGCATCCGAGAAATTGACCGACTTGATGGCACCCGTCTCGGCTATCAAGTGATTGAATGGGTGGAAAAGTTTAGATCGGAAAACCCTGCATGA
- a CDS encoding Gfo/Idh/MocA family oxidoreductase: protein MTFSNSAQASNPIGVAVVGTGFGQKIHIPGFQAHPRTQVVAVYNRDLDKARAIASAQNIPHACDTLEEIVALPDVAAVSISTPPFLHYEMAKTVLQAGKHLLLEKPTALSATEARQLYQLAKENGAIATLDFEFRFVPAWQRFAELLAEGYVGQQRLIKIDWLVSSRADATRPWNWYSRKDQGGGALGAVGSHAFDYISWLFAPVRRLCAQLITGISVRPDSNTGEMKPVDADDTCMLMLELADGTPCQLCISSVVYASRTHGIEVYGDHGTLVLGSENQKDYVHGFRLWAAPAGKPLAELEIPHRLAFPQTYTDGRLAPFIRVVDNWVQAIDAGKAIAPSLQEGVYSQLLMDLAHESHQTGCWVDVPSLDTFLASRLS, encoded by the coding sequence ATGACATTCAGCAATTCAGCCCAAGCATCGAACCCGATTGGCGTGGCAGTGGTAGGGACTGGATTTGGTCAGAAAATCCACATCCCAGGATTCCAGGCACATCCGCGTACTCAGGTGGTTGCCGTTTACAACCGGGATTTGGATAAAGCGAGAGCGATCGCTTCTGCCCAGAATATTCCCCACGCTTGCGACACCCTAGAAGAAATCGTCGCCTTACCGGATGTCGCCGCTGTCAGTATTTCAACGCCGCCCTTTTTGCACTATGAAATGGCAAAGACGGTGTTGCAAGCGGGGAAGCATTTATTATTAGAAAAACCCACAGCCCTGTCTGCGACTGAAGCACGTCAGTTGTATCAGTTGGCGAAAGAAAACGGCGCGATCGCTACCCTCGATTTTGAATTTCGCTTTGTCCCTGCATGGCAGCGATTTGCGGAACTTTTAGCAGAAGGGTATGTGGGGCAACAGCGCCTGATCAAGATTGATTGGCTGGTGTCGAGTCGTGCCGATGCCACGCGCCCGTGGAACTGGTATTCTCGGAAAGACCAGGGAGGAGGAGCATTGGGAGCCGTCGGTTCTCACGCTTTTGATTACATTAGCTGGTTGTTTGCACCCGTGCGGCGACTGTGTGCCCAGCTGATTACAGGAATTTCTGTTCGTCCAGACTCTAACACGGGTGAAATGAAGCCGGTGGATGCGGATGATACGTGTATGCTGATGCTGGAACTGGCAGATGGGACGCCTTGCCAACTGTGTATCAGTTCGGTAGTCTATGCATCACGGACGCACGGGATTGAAGTCTATGGCGATCACGGTACGTTAGTCTTGGGCAGTGAAAATCAGAAAGACTACGTACATGGTTTTCGCCTCTGGGCTGCACCTGCGGGTAAACCTCTGGCTGAGTTAGAAATTCCGCATCGGCTGGCGTTTCCCCAAACCTATACGGATGGGCGTCTGGCACCTTTTATCCGAGTTGTAGACAACTGGGTGCAGGCAATTGACGCCGGGAAAGCGATCGCGCCATCCCTCCAAGAAGGAGTTTATTCCCAGCTGTTGATGGATTTAGCCCATGAATCCCATCAGACGGGTTGCTGGGTGGATGTGCCAAGTTTGGACACTTTCCTTGCCAGTCGCTTATCGTGA
- a CDS encoding tetratricopeptide repeat protein: MLPVAVFVCLGWIVSVCIHEFGHAVVAYWGGDTSVKDKGYLTLNPLKYTDPTLSLVLPVVFLLIGGIALPGAAVYINQSQLRNRWWKSAVSAAGPIASVIVTLLLTIPFWLGWVTPFSEHWIGPALAFLIILQISVIQFNLLPIPPLDGYGIIEPWLPNQTQIKLRKLSKYGIIALFLLLSFVQPINELFWKSAFTIATLLDIPMEMVWKGYASFKADSGILLVAAIGVFLLIRRVLSPHHACYEKGDKLLKSQQYEEAIASYDKAIQLKHNFGEAWHHRAWALGSLQQYKEAIASYEQAIVIKPDNPAIWTDWSGALAALQRYEEAIACCDRAIEINPHYPYAWYNKACFCALQGEATLAIDSLEQAINLDTNTFKTYAKNESSFYQIRQDERFKKVIGEL, translated from the coding sequence ATGTTACCTGTCGCAGTTTTCGTCTGTCTCGGCTGGATCGTGTCTGTTTGTATACACGAATTTGGTCATGCGGTGGTTGCCTATTGGGGCGGGGATACGTCCGTTAAAGATAAGGGGTATTTGACCCTGAACCCGCTCAAATATACCGATCCAACCTTGAGTTTGGTTCTGCCCGTCGTCTTTCTTCTCATCGGTGGGATTGCGTTACCGGGTGCCGCAGTTTACATCAATCAAAGCCAATTACGCAATCGTTGGTGGAAAAGTGCTGTCTCCGCAGCGGGTCCCATCGCTAGTGTAATCGTAACTTTATTGCTCACAATTCCCTTTTGGCTGGGTTGGGTGACGCCATTCAGCGAACACTGGATTGGCCCAGCTTTAGCATTTCTAATTATTCTACAAATCTCCGTTATTCAGTTCAACTTGCTGCCAATTCCACCGCTTGATGGTTATGGCATCATCGAGCCGTGGTTGCCCAATCAAACTCAGATTAAACTGAGAAAGTTGAGTAAATATGGGATTATTGCTCTCTTCCTTCTGCTCTCATTCGTACAACCGATAAATGAGCTTTTTTGGAAATCAGCTTTTACAATTGCCACGCTGCTTGATATCCCAATGGAGATGGTATGGAAGGGATACGCATCTTTTAAAGCAGATTCTGGCATTTTATTAGTAGCAGCAATTGGTGTTTTTTTACTAATTCGTAGGGTGCTGAGTCCGCATCACGCTTGTTACGAAAAAGGTGATAAATTACTCAAATCGCAACAGTACGAAGAAGCGATCGCTTCCTATGATAAAGCCATTCAACTAAAACACAATTTTGGGGAAGCGTGGCACCATCGAGCCTGGGCGTTAGGAAGTCTACAACAGTATAAAGAAGCGATCGCTTCTTACGAACAAGCAATTGTCATCAAACCTGATAACCCGGCTATCTGGACTGATTGGAGTGGGGCACTCGCTGCATTGCAACGGTACGAAGAAGCGATCGCCTGTTGTGACAGAGCCATCGAAATCAATCCTCACTACCCTTATGCTTGGTATAACAAAGCTTGCTTCTGTGCCCTACAAGGCGAAGCGACTTTAGCGATTGATTCTCTAGAACAGGCAATTAACCTCGATACCAATACATTTAAAACCTATGCCAAAAACGAATCAAGTTTTTATCAAATTCGGCAAGATGAGCGGTTTAAAAAAGTGATTGGTGAATTGTAG
- a CDS encoding GNAT family N-acetyltransferase translates to MTNNFEFGSISNPEEAKQLGQILTQCFNSPPDSWQMYLNRIGLENFRAIRQGEQMAGGLGILHMGQWFGGSRVAIAGIAAVGIAPEHRGTGVAAALMTNIVQECHEKGIPLSTLYASTSTLYRKVGYEQAGNYCRLAVPTETILLKERTLPMQRVEATQHEVFHELYRQRAIATSGNLDRHQAVWQGIVESPEDVIYAYRIGFEDKPEGYVIFSQKTGEKSYDLAVRDMVALTPAAARRLWTFFADHRSLADKVIWQGQAGDPLLSLLTEQTYKIAHLERWLVRVVDVPKALSMRGYPIGLEAELHLEIQDNVLPDNNGKFVLSVSSGRGEVTRGGRGELRLDVRGLSPLFTGLLTAHQLQTIGKIEGSAESLSTAMLIFASPEPWMPDHF, encoded by the coding sequence ATGACAAATAACTTTGAATTCGGCTCGATTTCTAACCCTGAAGAAGCTAAACAGCTTGGGCAAATCCTAACCCAGTGCTTCAATTCACCGCCAGATAGCTGGCAGATGTATTTGAATCGGATTGGTTTGGAGAACTTTCGCGCCATCCGCCAAGGAGAACAGATGGCTGGGGGCTTAGGCATTCTCCACATGGGTCAGTGGTTCGGAGGTTCTCGCGTAGCAATCGCCGGAATTGCAGCCGTTGGTATTGCGCCAGAGCATCGAGGTACAGGGGTAGCAGCGGCGCTAATGACCAATATTGTCCAGGAGTGCCACGAGAAGGGAATTCCCCTATCGACGCTCTACGCCTCTACCAGTACGCTTTATCGGAAAGTAGGTTACGAACAAGCTGGGAACTATTGCCGCTTGGCGGTGCCGACAGAGACGATTCTGCTAAAAGAGCGCACTTTGCCGATGCAGCGCGTGGAAGCAACTCAGCATGAAGTGTTTCACGAACTCTACCGCCAACGAGCGATCGCTACCAGCGGCAACTTGGATCGTCACCAAGCTGTTTGGCAAGGCATTGTCGAGTCCCCGGAAGACGTGATTTACGCCTACCGAATTGGCTTTGAAGACAAACCAGAGGGTTACGTCATTTTCAGCCAAAAGACGGGAGAGAAAAGCTATGACCTTGCAGTCAGAGACATGGTGGCATTAACACCAGCAGCAGCACGTCGTCTGTGGACTTTCTTCGCCGACCACCGTTCTCTCGCAGACAAGGTGATTTGGCAAGGTCAGGCAGGAGACCCGCTTTTGTCTTTACTCACAGAACAAACTTACAAAATTGCCCATTTAGAACGATGGTTGGTGCGAGTCGTTGATGTGCCAAAAGCACTATCAATGCGCGGCTATCCGATTGGTTTAGAAGCCGAATTGCATCTTGAAATTCAAGATAATGTATTGCCCGATAACAATGGAAAATTTGTTTTGTCAGTTTCCAGCGGACGCGGTGAAGTGACAAGAGGAGGGCGGGGTGAATTACGATTGGATGTGCGAGGCTTATCACCTTTATTCACAGGTTTACTGACAGCTCATCAGCTACAAACAATTGGTAAAATTGAAGGAAGTGCCGAGTCTTTATCGACCGCTATGCTAATCTTTGCAAGTCCCGAACCGTGGATGCCAGATCATTTTTAG
- a CDS encoding endo-1,4-beta-xylanase, whose amino-acid sequence MCPSIGSVGFKHETPIFISFNACDGYSLMLLIGQGAITKPANTPNISLRSLAGTRGIGIGMAVAMQSLSHDSTYREVVVREFNLIVAENRMKF is encoded by the coding sequence ATGTGCCCCTCAATTGGCTCTGTAGGATTCAAGCATGAAACGCCAATTTTTATTAGCTTTAATGCTTGTGACGGCTACAGTTTGATGCTTTTGATTGGGCAAGGTGCGATTACGAAACCAGCAAACACGCCGAATATTTCACTGCGATCGCTAGCAGGCACACGAGGGATAGGCATTGGTATGGCGGTGGCGATGCAATCCTTATCTCACGATTCTACCTATCGGGAGGTGGTGGTGCGTGAGTTCAATCTCATCGTGGCAGAGAATAGGATGAAGTTTTAG
- a CDS encoding serine/threonine-protein kinase, with product MSCCLNPDCQNPLNPDTTKFCRSCGTKLMPLLRGHYRIIQLISNEGGFGRTYLAEDIDKMNELCVVKQFRPQVQGTAALNKSIQLFKQEAKRLQEMGHHPQIPTLYGYFEEGNYLYLVQQFIDGQDLLQELEQQGAFSESQIREMLLDILPVLKFVHDQKIIHRDIKPENIMRRRLATGGKQELVLIDFGAAKQLTAKGATQRGTKIGSFGYTSYEQMQGGEVSPASDLFSLGVTCFHLLSNYNPHSLFLDYGYDWVGQWRKYLKHSISRNLGNVLDKLLQKNIDFRYHSVDEIIQDLMYKPPNVTPTVFASPKANKSFKTTAIPSTQVVKKNFNNQFLAGSSTLLLALVGYGYFNYLNLNYYAISNQILSPGSQNFSEKFAFTNTLRGHLKSVASVAISPDGEMLASGSLDNTIKLWNLNTGQEISTLNGHSKSVGAVAISPDGQTLASGSWDNTIRLWNIKKAYKTRTLAGHSSQVVSVAFSPNGEILASSSLDNTIKLWDLKTGQEINTFTGHSNWVMSIAFSPDGQTLASGSWDNTVKLWNIKTGDKIRTLTGHSNHVNSVAFSPDGQMLASGSWDNTVKLWNVNTGQEIRTLHGHSKAVYSVRFSPDMQTLASGGMDNTIKLWNPNTGRERYSLEGHFNNVVSLAFSGDGRTLASGSQDFNVKIWRIE from the coding sequence ATGAGTTGCTGTCTCAACCCCGACTGTCAGAATCCTCTTAATCCTGATACGACAAAGTTTTGCCGAAGTTGCGGGACAAAACTCATGCCGTTGCTGAGAGGACACTATCGCATCATCCAGCTGATTTCCAATGAGGGAGGATTTGGTAGAACTTATCTGGCAGAAGACATAGACAAGATGAATGAACTCTGCGTCGTCAAGCAATTTAGGCCCCAAGTGCAGGGAACTGCGGCACTCAACAAGTCTATTCAACTGTTTAAACAAGAAGCAAAACGTCTGCAAGAGATGGGACATCATCCGCAGATTCCCACGCTCTATGGCTACTTTGAAGAAGGAAATTATTTATATTTAGTGCAGCAGTTTATCGATGGGCAGGATTTATTGCAGGAATTGGAACAACAGGGTGCTTTTAGTGAAAGCCAGATTCGAGAGATGTTACTAGATATCCTACCTGTTCTCAAATTCGTTCACGATCAAAAGATAATTCACCGAGATATCAAACCCGAAAATATTATGCGTCGCCGCTTAGCAACCGGAGGAAAGCAAGAGTTGGTACTGATTGATTTTGGTGCAGCTAAGCAGTTGACAGCAAAGGGTGCAACTCAACGAGGCACTAAAATTGGTTCTTTCGGATATACTTCCTATGAACAAATGCAGGGAGGTGAAGTTTCTCCAGCAAGCGATTTATTTAGTTTAGGTGTAACTTGTTTCCATTTACTCAGTAATTATAATCCCCATTCATTGTTTCTTGACTACGGTTATGATTGGGTTGGTCAATGGCGGAAGTACCTAAAGCATTCAATTAGTAGAAATTTAGGTAATGTATTAGATAAGCTATTGCAAAAAAATATTGATTTCCGCTATCACTCGGTAGACGAGATTATTCAAGATTTGATGTATAAGCCGCCAAATGTAACGCCTACAGTATTCGCATCGCCTAAAGCCAATAAATCTTTTAAAACTACAGCAATACCTAGTACACAGGTTGTTAAAAAAAACTTCAATAATCAATTTTTAGCAGGTAGTTCTACCTTACTGTTAGCATTAGTTGGATATGGTTATTTTAACTATCTTAATCTAAATTATTATGCAATTAGCAACCAAATATTAAGTCCGGGTTCACAAAACTTTAGCGAGAAATTTGCTTTTACAAATACTTTAAGGGGTCATTTAAAGTCGGTTGCTTCTGTCGCCATCAGTCCAGATGGAGAGATGCTAGCTAGCGGGAGTTTAGACAATACGATTAAATTGTGGAATTTGAACACCGGGCAGGAAATTTCTACTTTAAATGGGCATTCAAAATCTGTGGGTGCTGTTGCCATCAGCCCAGATGGACAAACGCTGGCTAGTGGGAGTTGGGACAACACGATTAGATTGTGGAATATTAAAAAAGCATATAAAACTCGCACGTTAGCAGGACATTCAAGCCAGGTTGTTTCTGTCGCTTTCAGTCCCAATGGAGAGATTTTAGCTAGTAGTAGTTTGGATAATACGATTAAACTGTGGGATTTAAAAACGGGTCAAGAAATTAACACGTTCACCGGGCATTCCAACTGGGTTATGTCTATTGCTTTTAGTCCAGATGGACAGACGCTGGCAAGTGGTAGTTGGGATAATACGGTTAAATTGTGGAATATAAAAACAGGGGATAAAATTCGCACGCTGACTGGACATTCAAACCATGTTAATTCTGTTGCCTTTAGCCCAGATGGACAGATGCTAGCGAGTGGCAGTTGGGATAATACGGTTAAATTATGGAATGTAAATACTGGGCAAGAAATTCGCACGCTGCATGGGCATTCAAAAGCGGTTTATTCTGTTAGATTCAGTCCAGATATGCAGACGCTTGCCAGTGGTGGTATGGACAATACGATTAAATTGTGGAATCCGAATACTGGCAGGGAACGCTACAGCCTTGAGGGGCATTTTAACAACGTTGTTTCCCTGGCTTTCAGCGGCGATGGACGGACTCTGGCGAGTGGAAGTCAGGACTTTAATGTCAAAATTTGGCGGATAGAGTAG